In the Ictalurus punctatus breed USDA103 chromosome 7, Coco_2.0, whole genome shotgun sequence genome, one interval contains:
- the si:ch211-106h4.4 gene encoding MAM and LDL-receptor class A domain-containing protein 1 isoform X1, translating into MSGLSFLLLAFATCSTGQFIKVRDISARYTDGPDQKFYGCCDFEKDACGWKDISKDGFRWRLEKANINSIPGVDHTTGTPWGQVMHVEGKNPGIFSKAVLEFSFPQHTALACHINFWYHLHDPIGISSHFALSLDTYGSSVVLWEIKQGQTSGWVNTAVGIGNRPEGTKLLFSVKPTYIGTQDIMMDDITLMDCAEGDIPAGSEKLSCDFERDTCGWYLDQSANLTWERTKGQNPFDNQGPGHDQTTGSGYYMFVATKRDSKPSQTARLISYPQRSKCVSFWYHIYGASIGSLRFISKNTNGTETVVWTRAGTQGNKWRFADLSFATNDSPVQFIFEAILGGTDGSIALDEVQVWSSINGSCPPERECTFQSSLCGLEPDPAADFPWVRITGMQAAGSSSPSKDHTLGTDQGYYMSAQLWDRPSASQSRMATRFYEPNLESEECWMFWYHMRGRDVGMLNVYLHASHNPQVTLWSRSGDHGEWWRPGRATVISPLSPYQIVFEAVAGEGQVMDIAIDDLSVLNGRCPPYGLCDFEMDLCYWVSSALSVRSVDWSWTSGVSASKFAPQVDHTTNSKLGHYMAFDTKHNADEQTAYLQSELMQPVDQACLEFWYHMDMWNSIDKLTLTVYVNESGTLHFLWNQTGAQGRVWHKITLDYGASEEYQLVFEAKRPPRDEGVIALDDIYFRESVSCADMITTTLAPTTNPITPPASSMDCSFEEGLCDWVQESEHGFSWTRQQGLQVDTSNKGLLYDHTIGNKHGFYLALNMSGDKDFETAVLSVSVNIQASTMCVGFWYFMLGPSVAKLDLVVKMKTTESVVWTRSGTEAAEWLKAQVTVSLVDTQRLKFTGSRNAKSDGFIALDDVRVTRGACEDHSPCGFESSSLCGFDQDISDNTHWLRVNGSTGHVDHTYRTQMGHSMALLGKELLKPETAHLLTPAYSKTTESCLQFWYWLSAGSGDSLSVHVYLNGELGSALLSLSGAPSTGWEVAEVTVSSPAKFRVTFKATLSPDQESFILLDDVSLRNGACLPTGSCDFESGLCTRVNSDLDDHDWVHADGHAGGPLTDHTTHTADALSTAGCSFEEHLCRWIQGSTEDFLWLRKSGPTETVNTGPAGDHTSGTGIYLYIGSSTLNKRGSVAQLKSPVLPRTGENGYCLKILYHMFGATVGSLKIILHAVESRMSTVVWQRAGSQGNEWHVAQRHVILHETHQILIEASVGGEAGDIAIDDLSFIEGACAPTDGLCDFEEGRCNWEQEVDDDLDWVRGSGNTPVIKIQPNFDHTTNTDSGHYFYMNSSSHVHTGHTARMFSPLFTAGTSQCLHLWYYMSGKDTGTLKVYQEYSNGVHLLLLNQSGEQGELWRFAQTPLPHTGPEYRIIVEGIMGQSEQGTVAVDDVLVSHYPCTGPGHCDFEVNMCSWRNLMAEDDMDWLRNQGNSRAPSTGPSVDHTTKSSIGYYLYVDTTVGHWGNRALLLSEIYPSDNRGQCFTFWYHIYGQNVGTLNLYINNRTLHDNGNKLGYLIWTESGNQGDVWWSASVTIDQIEPFWFVFEYRKGKASEGDVAIDDTQITYTSCNPEPPTTGALSNGQVSGIGIGVAVVVILLVVAIACSTLYMLQWRHSNRGYSTEHHVLGANAVFVLHDREREFIFQDSET; encoded by the exons ATGTCAGGCTTGTCTTTTCTACTACTTG CTTTTGCGACCTGCTCTACTGGACAGTTCATAAAAGTGCGTGATATCAGTGCCAGGTATACCGATGGACCAGACCAAAAGTTCTATG GGTGTTGTGATTTTGAGAAAGATGCTTGTGGATGGAAAGATATCAGTAAGGATGGATTTCGATGGAGGCTTGAGAAGGCAAACATCAACAGCATCCCGGGGGTGGACCATACCACTGGAACACCATGGG GTCAGGTCATGCATGTAGAGGGTAAGAACCCTGGGATTTTCTCAAAGGCAGTTTTGGAGTTTTCCTTTCCTCAGCACACAGCACTTGCGTGCCATATAAA CTTTTGGTATCATCTTCATGATCCTATTGGTATATCCTCTCATTTTGCACTAAGCCTGGACACTTATGGCTCATCTGTGGTCTTGTGGGAGATTAAGCAGGGGCAGACTAGTGGTTGGGTAAATACAGCTGTGGGAATTGGAAATCGTCCTGAAGGAACCAAG CTGTTGTTTTCTGTTAAACCAACGTATATTGGAACTCAAGATATAATGATGGATGACATCACACTGATGGACTGTGCAGAAGGGGATATTCCTGCAGGCTCAGAGAAGCTCAGCTGTGACTTTGAGAGAGACACATGTGGTTGGTACTTAGACCAATCTGCCAATCTCACCTGGGAGCGGACCAAAGGTCAAAATCCATTTGACAATCAGGGACCAGGACATGACCAGACAACTGGTTCTG gttattatATGTTTGTTGCAACAAAACGGGACTCTAAACCATCACAGACTGCAAGACTTATCAGTTATCCCCAGCGATCCAAATGTGTCAGCTTCTGGTATCATATCTATGGTGCCAGCATTG GCTCTCTTCGATTTATTTCTAAGAACACGAATGGGACAGAGACTGTCGTATGGACTAGGGCTGGTACACAGGGCAACAAATGGCGCTTTGCAGACCTTAGCTTTGCCACCAATGACAGTCCAGTACAG ttcatcTTTGAAGCTATCTTGGGAGGCACTGATGGCAGTATTGCTCTAGATGAAgtgcaggtctggagcagtatAAACGGATCATGTCCACCTGAGAGAGAATGTACATTCCAGAGCTCACTGTGCGGTTTAGAACCTGACCCTGCAGCTGACTTCCCCTGGGTCAGAATCACAGGCATGCAGGCTGCTGGTTCTTCTAGCCCAAGCAAGGATCACACTCTCGGCACTGACCAAG GTTACTACATGAGTGCGCAGCTGTGGGACCGGCCAAGCGCTAGTCAAAGCCGCATGGCGACACGTTTTTATGAGCCAAATCTTGAGAGTGAGGAATGTTGGATGTTCTGGTATCAcatgagagggagagatgtgGGTATGCTCAATGTGTATCTTCATGCGTCACACAACCCACAAGTTACTCTTTGGAGCCGCAGTGGAGATCACGGAGAGTGGTGGAGACCTGGCCGAGCAACTGTAATCAGCCCTCTCAGCCCTTaccag ATCGTATTTGAAGCAGTGGCTGGGGAGGGTCAGGTTATGGACATTGCAATTGATGATCTGAGTGTTTTGAATGGACGCTGTCCACCTTATG gGCTGTGTGATTTTGAGATGGAcctgtgttactgggtaagcaGTGCTCTCAGCGTCCGCAGTGTAGACTGGAGCTGGACATCTGGAGTCAGTGCCTCTAAGTTTGCACCTCAAGTGGACCACACCACCAATTCCAAACTGG GACACTACATGGCCTTTGATACAAAGCACAACGCTGATGAGCAAACTGCTTATCTTCAGAGTGAGCTGATGCAGCCAGTGGACCAGGCATGCCTAGAGTTCTGGTATCATATGGATATGTGGAATTCTATAG acaAACTTACACTAACTGTGTATGTGAACGAGTCAGGCACGTTACACTTCTTGTGGAATCAGACTGGCGCTCAGGGCAGGGTCTGGCACAAAATCACACTGGATTATGGAGCGTCAGAGGAGTACCAG CTCGTGTTTGAGGCCAAGCGGCCACCGCGTGATGAAGGGGTTATTGCCTTGGATGATATCTACTTCAGAGAGAGTGTGAGCTGTGCAGACATGATCACCACTACACTAGCCCCGACTACAAATCCCATAACACCACCTGCATCCTCCATGGACTGCAGCTTTGAGGAGG GACTATGTGACTGGGTGCAGGAAAGTGAGCATGGATTTAGCTGGACTCGTCAACAGGGTCTGCAGGTAGACACAAGCAACAAAGGACTCCTTTATGACCACACCATTGGAAATAAGCATG GTTTCTATTTGGCTCTGAATATGTCTGGAGACAAAGATTTTGAGACAGCTGTCCTTTCTGTCAGTGTAAATATCCAAGCCTCGACTATGTGTGTTGGATTCTGGTATTTCATGCTCGGACCATCAGTGGCAAAGCTGGACCTTGTGGTTAAGATG AAAACAACAGAATCGGTTGTGTGGACTAGAAGCGGTACAGAAGCTGCTGAGTGGCTGAAAGCACAAGTCACAGTCAGCTTGGTGGACACACAGAGA TTAAAATTCACAGGCAGTAGAAATGCCAAAAGCGATGGATTCATAGCGCTTGATGATGTGAGAGTGACCCGAGGTGCCTGTGAAGATCATA GCCCATGTGGCTTTGAAAGCTCTTCTCTGTGTGGGTTTGATCAAGACATAAGTGATAACACTCACTGGCTCCGTGTGAATGGCAGCACTGGCCATGTTGATCACACATACCGAACTCAAATGG GTCATTCAATGGCTCTTTTGGGAAAAGAGCTTCTGAAACCAGAGACAGCACACCTCCTGACTCCAGCATACAGTAAAACGACCGAGTCATGTCTACAGTTCTG GTATTGGCTGTCTGCTGGATCTGGTGATTCTCTCTCAGTGCATGTTTACCTAAACGGAGAGCTGGGTTCTGCCCTGTTGTCTCTTTCTGGAGCGCCTTCTACAGGCTGGGAGGTGGCCGAGGTCACTGTATCTTCTCCAGCCAAATTCAGG GTCACATTCAAGGCAACGTTAAGTCCTGACCAGGAGTCTTTCATACTTCTGGATGATGTGTCCCTGAGAAATGGAGCGTGCCTTCCAACAGGAAGTTGTGATTTCGAGTCAGGGCTGTGTACACGGGTGAATTCAGACTTGGACGACCATGATTGGGTCCATGCAGATGGGCATGCCGGTGGTCCTCTGACTgatcacacaacacacactgcagatg CTCTGTCTACTGCCGGCTGCTCCTTTGAGGAACACCTGTGTAGGTGGATCCAGGGAAGTACTGAGGACTTCCTCTGGCTGAGAAAAAGTGGACCAACTGAAACTGTCAATACTGGCCCTGCAGGGGATCACACCAGTGGAACAG GAATCTATCTATATATTGGAAGCTCAACTCTTAATAAAAGAGGCAGCGTTGCTCAGCTGAAGTCTCCTGTGCTCCCCCGTACTGGAGAGAACGGATACTGTCTAAAAATCCTGTATCACATGTTTGGAGCAACAGTGGGCTCACTAAAAATAATTCTGCACGCTGTTGAATCCAGAATGTCCACAGTG GTGTGGCAGAGGGCGGGCTCTCAGGGAAATGAGTGGCACGTGGCCCAGAGGCATGTGATCCTACATGAAACTCATCAGATATTGATCGAGGCCTCAGTAGGTGGAGAGGCTGGAGATATTGCTATAGACGACTTATCATTTATTGAAGGAGCTTGTGCTCCCACAG ATGGACTTTGTGACTTTGAAGAGGGGAGATGTAACTGGGAACAGGAAGTTGATGATGATCTAGACTGGGTTAGAGGATCAGGAAATACTCCAGTCATAAAAATCCAACCAAACTTTGACCACACAACCAACACAGACAGTGGACATTACTTCTACATGAACTCTTCTTCCCATGTACACACTGGACACACTGCTAGGAtgttctctcctctctttaCTGCAG GAACTAGCCAGTGTCTTCATTTGTGGTATTATATGAGTGGGAAGGACACAGGGACACTGAAGGTGTACCAGGAATACTCAAATGGAGTTCATTTGCTGCTGCTGAATCAGTCTGGAGAGCAAGGCGAGCTCTGGAGATTTGCACAGACTCCACTGCCTCACACTGGTCCAGAATACAGA ATCATAGTGGAGGGGATAATGGGACAGAGTGAGCAAGGCACTGTGGCTGTGGATGATGTGCTGGTGTCACACTACCCATGCACCGGTCCAGGCCACTGTGACTTTGAGGTGAACATGTGCAGCTGGCGCAATCTGATGGCTGAGGACGATATGGACTGGCTCCGAAATCAGGGAAACTCTAGAGCTCCCAGCACAGGGCCAAGTGTAGACCACACCACCAAGTCCTCCATTG GTTATTATTTGTATGTAGACACCACAGTTGGACACTGGGGTAACAGAGCATTGCTGCTCAGTGAAATATATCCCTCAGACAACAGGGGGCAGTGTTTTACATTTTGGTACCACATATATGGTCAAAATGTAGGGACACTCAATTTATACATCAATaacag gacATTGCATGATAATGGGAACAAACTTGGATATCTGATATGGACAGAATCAGGAAATCAGGGGGATGTGTGGTGGAGTGCCAGCGTGACTATTGATCAAATAGAGCCCTTCTGG TTTGTGTTTGAGTATCGCAAGGGCAAGGCCTCTGAGGGAGATGTGGCAATTGATGATACACAGATTACCTACACATCTTGTAACCCAGAGCCGCCTACTACAGGAGCCCTTTCTAATG GTCAAGTTTCAGGAATAGGAATAGGAGTGGCAGTTGTAGTAATCTTACTGGTGGTCGCCATAGCCTGCAGCACCCTGTACATGCTACAGTGGAGACACTCAAACAG AGGCTATTCTACTGAACATCATGTTCTGGGAGCAAATGCAGTCTTTGTGCTCCATGACCGTGAACGAGAG TTTATTTTCCAGGATTCGGAGACTTGA
- the si:ch211-106h4.4 gene encoding MAM and LDL-receptor class A domain-containing protein 1 isoform X2 has product MSGLSFLLLAFATCSTGQFIKVRDISARYTDGPDQKFYGCCDFEKDACGWKDISKDGFRWRLEKANINSIPGVDHTTGTPWGQVMHVEGKNPGIFSKAVLEFSFPQHTALACHINFWYHLHDPIGISSHFALSLDTYGSSVVLWEIKQGQTSGWVNTAVGIGNRPEGTKLLFSVKPTYIGTQDIMMDDITLMDCAEGDIPAGSEKLSCDFERDTCGWYLDQSANLTWERTKGQNPFDNQGPGHDQTTGSGYYMFVATKRDSKPSQTARLISYPQRSKCVSFWYHIYGASIGSLRFISKNTNGTETVVWTRAGTQGNKWRFADLSFATNDSPVQFIFEAILGGTDGSIALDEVQVWSSINGSCPPERECTFQSSLCGLEPDPAADFPWVRITGMQAAGSSSPSKDHTLGTDQGYYMSAQLWDRPSASQSRMATRFYEPNLESEECWMFWYHMRGRDVGMLNVYLHASHNPQVTLWSRSGDHGEWWRPGRATVISPLSPYQIVFEAVAGEGQVMDIAIDDLSVLNGRCPPYGLCDFEMDLCYWVSSALSVRSVDWSWTSGVSASKFAPQVDHTTNSKLGHYMAFDTKHNADEQTAYLQSELMQPVDQACLEFWYHMDMWNSIDKLTLTVYVNESGTLHFLWNQTGAQGRVWHKITLDYGASEEYQLVFEAKRPPRDEGVIALDDIYFRESVSCADMITTTLAPTTNPITPPASSMDCSFEEGLCDWVQESEHGFSWTRQQGLQVDTSNKGLLYDHTIGNKHGFYLALNMSGDKDFETAVLSVSVNIQASTMCVGFWYFMLGPSVAKLDLVVKMKTTESVVWTRSGTEAAEWLKAQVTVSLVDTQRLKFTGSRNAKSDGFIALDDVRVTRGACEDHSPCGFESSSLCGFDQDISDNTHWLRVNGSTGHVDHTYRTQMGHSMALLGKELLKPETAHLLTPAYSKTTESCLQFWYWLSAGSGDSLSVHVYLNGELGSALLSLSGAPSTGWEVAEVTVSSPAKFRVTFKATLSPDQESFILLDDVSLRNGACLPTGSCDFESGLCTRVNSDLDDHDWVHADGHAGGPLTDHTTHTADALSTAGCSFEEHLCRWIQGSTEDFLWLRKSGPTETVNTGPAGDHTSGTGIYLYIGSSTLNKRGSVAQLKSPVLPRTGENGYCLKILYHMFGATVGSLKIILHAVESRMSTVVWQRAGSQGNEWHVAQRHVILHETHQILIEASVGGEAGDIAIDDLSFIEGACAPTDGLCDFEEGRCNWEQEVDDDLDWVRGSGNTPVIKIQPNFDHTTNTDSGHYFYMNSSSHVHTGHTARMFSPLFTAGTSQCLHLWYYMSGKDTGTLKVYQEYSNGVHLLLLNQSGEQGELWRFAQTPLPHTGPEYRIIVEGIMGQSEQGTVAVDDVLVSHYPCTGPGHCDFEVNMCSWRNLMAEDDMDWLRNQGNSRAPSTGPSVDHTTKSSIGYYLYVDTTVGHWGNRALLLSEIYPSDNRGQCFTFWYHIYGQNVGTLNLYINNRTLHDNGNKLGYLIWTESGNQGDVWWSASVTIDQIEPFWFVFEYRKGKASEGDVAIDDTQITYTSCNPEPPTTGALSNGQVSGIGIGVAVVVILLVVAIACSTLYMLQWRHSNRGYSTEHHVLGANAVFVLHDREREDSET; this is encoded by the exons ATGTCAGGCTTGTCTTTTCTACTACTTG CTTTTGCGACCTGCTCTACTGGACAGTTCATAAAAGTGCGTGATATCAGTGCCAGGTATACCGATGGACCAGACCAAAAGTTCTATG GGTGTTGTGATTTTGAGAAAGATGCTTGTGGATGGAAAGATATCAGTAAGGATGGATTTCGATGGAGGCTTGAGAAGGCAAACATCAACAGCATCCCGGGGGTGGACCATACCACTGGAACACCATGGG GTCAGGTCATGCATGTAGAGGGTAAGAACCCTGGGATTTTCTCAAAGGCAGTTTTGGAGTTTTCCTTTCCTCAGCACACAGCACTTGCGTGCCATATAAA CTTTTGGTATCATCTTCATGATCCTATTGGTATATCCTCTCATTTTGCACTAAGCCTGGACACTTATGGCTCATCTGTGGTCTTGTGGGAGATTAAGCAGGGGCAGACTAGTGGTTGGGTAAATACAGCTGTGGGAATTGGAAATCGTCCTGAAGGAACCAAG CTGTTGTTTTCTGTTAAACCAACGTATATTGGAACTCAAGATATAATGATGGATGACATCACACTGATGGACTGTGCAGAAGGGGATATTCCTGCAGGCTCAGAGAAGCTCAGCTGTGACTTTGAGAGAGACACATGTGGTTGGTACTTAGACCAATCTGCCAATCTCACCTGGGAGCGGACCAAAGGTCAAAATCCATTTGACAATCAGGGACCAGGACATGACCAGACAACTGGTTCTG gttattatATGTTTGTTGCAACAAAACGGGACTCTAAACCATCACAGACTGCAAGACTTATCAGTTATCCCCAGCGATCCAAATGTGTCAGCTTCTGGTATCATATCTATGGTGCCAGCATTG GCTCTCTTCGATTTATTTCTAAGAACACGAATGGGACAGAGACTGTCGTATGGACTAGGGCTGGTACACAGGGCAACAAATGGCGCTTTGCAGACCTTAGCTTTGCCACCAATGACAGTCCAGTACAG ttcatcTTTGAAGCTATCTTGGGAGGCACTGATGGCAGTATTGCTCTAGATGAAgtgcaggtctggagcagtatAAACGGATCATGTCCACCTGAGAGAGAATGTACATTCCAGAGCTCACTGTGCGGTTTAGAACCTGACCCTGCAGCTGACTTCCCCTGGGTCAGAATCACAGGCATGCAGGCTGCTGGTTCTTCTAGCCCAAGCAAGGATCACACTCTCGGCACTGACCAAG GTTACTACATGAGTGCGCAGCTGTGGGACCGGCCAAGCGCTAGTCAAAGCCGCATGGCGACACGTTTTTATGAGCCAAATCTTGAGAGTGAGGAATGTTGGATGTTCTGGTATCAcatgagagggagagatgtgGGTATGCTCAATGTGTATCTTCATGCGTCACACAACCCACAAGTTACTCTTTGGAGCCGCAGTGGAGATCACGGAGAGTGGTGGAGACCTGGCCGAGCAACTGTAATCAGCCCTCTCAGCCCTTaccag ATCGTATTTGAAGCAGTGGCTGGGGAGGGTCAGGTTATGGACATTGCAATTGATGATCTGAGTGTTTTGAATGGACGCTGTCCACCTTATG gGCTGTGTGATTTTGAGATGGAcctgtgttactgggtaagcaGTGCTCTCAGCGTCCGCAGTGTAGACTGGAGCTGGACATCTGGAGTCAGTGCCTCTAAGTTTGCACCTCAAGTGGACCACACCACCAATTCCAAACTGG GACACTACATGGCCTTTGATACAAAGCACAACGCTGATGAGCAAACTGCTTATCTTCAGAGTGAGCTGATGCAGCCAGTGGACCAGGCATGCCTAGAGTTCTGGTATCATATGGATATGTGGAATTCTATAG acaAACTTACACTAACTGTGTATGTGAACGAGTCAGGCACGTTACACTTCTTGTGGAATCAGACTGGCGCTCAGGGCAGGGTCTGGCACAAAATCACACTGGATTATGGAGCGTCAGAGGAGTACCAG CTCGTGTTTGAGGCCAAGCGGCCACCGCGTGATGAAGGGGTTATTGCCTTGGATGATATCTACTTCAGAGAGAGTGTGAGCTGTGCAGACATGATCACCACTACACTAGCCCCGACTACAAATCCCATAACACCACCTGCATCCTCCATGGACTGCAGCTTTGAGGAGG GACTATGTGACTGGGTGCAGGAAAGTGAGCATGGATTTAGCTGGACTCGTCAACAGGGTCTGCAGGTAGACACAAGCAACAAAGGACTCCTTTATGACCACACCATTGGAAATAAGCATG GTTTCTATTTGGCTCTGAATATGTCTGGAGACAAAGATTTTGAGACAGCTGTCCTTTCTGTCAGTGTAAATATCCAAGCCTCGACTATGTGTGTTGGATTCTGGTATTTCATGCTCGGACCATCAGTGGCAAAGCTGGACCTTGTGGTTAAGATG AAAACAACAGAATCGGTTGTGTGGACTAGAAGCGGTACAGAAGCTGCTGAGTGGCTGAAAGCACAAGTCACAGTCAGCTTGGTGGACACACAGAGA TTAAAATTCACAGGCAGTAGAAATGCCAAAAGCGATGGATTCATAGCGCTTGATGATGTGAGAGTGACCCGAGGTGCCTGTGAAGATCATA GCCCATGTGGCTTTGAAAGCTCTTCTCTGTGTGGGTTTGATCAAGACATAAGTGATAACACTCACTGGCTCCGTGTGAATGGCAGCACTGGCCATGTTGATCACACATACCGAACTCAAATGG GTCATTCAATGGCTCTTTTGGGAAAAGAGCTTCTGAAACCAGAGACAGCACACCTCCTGACTCCAGCATACAGTAAAACGACCGAGTCATGTCTACAGTTCTG GTATTGGCTGTCTGCTGGATCTGGTGATTCTCTCTCAGTGCATGTTTACCTAAACGGAGAGCTGGGTTCTGCCCTGTTGTCTCTTTCTGGAGCGCCTTCTACAGGCTGGGAGGTGGCCGAGGTCACTGTATCTTCTCCAGCCAAATTCAGG GTCACATTCAAGGCAACGTTAAGTCCTGACCAGGAGTCTTTCATACTTCTGGATGATGTGTCCCTGAGAAATGGAGCGTGCCTTCCAACAGGAAGTTGTGATTTCGAGTCAGGGCTGTGTACACGGGTGAATTCAGACTTGGACGACCATGATTGGGTCCATGCAGATGGGCATGCCGGTGGTCCTCTGACTgatcacacaacacacactgcagatg CTCTGTCTACTGCCGGCTGCTCCTTTGAGGAACACCTGTGTAGGTGGATCCAGGGAAGTACTGAGGACTTCCTCTGGCTGAGAAAAAGTGGACCAACTGAAACTGTCAATACTGGCCCTGCAGGGGATCACACCAGTGGAACAG GAATCTATCTATATATTGGAAGCTCAACTCTTAATAAAAGAGGCAGCGTTGCTCAGCTGAAGTCTCCTGTGCTCCCCCGTACTGGAGAGAACGGATACTGTCTAAAAATCCTGTATCACATGTTTGGAGCAACAGTGGGCTCACTAAAAATAATTCTGCACGCTGTTGAATCCAGAATGTCCACAGTG GTGTGGCAGAGGGCGGGCTCTCAGGGAAATGAGTGGCACGTGGCCCAGAGGCATGTGATCCTACATGAAACTCATCAGATATTGATCGAGGCCTCAGTAGGTGGAGAGGCTGGAGATATTGCTATAGACGACTTATCATTTATTGAAGGAGCTTGTGCTCCCACAG ATGGACTTTGTGACTTTGAAGAGGGGAGATGTAACTGGGAACAGGAAGTTGATGATGATCTAGACTGGGTTAGAGGATCAGGAAATACTCCAGTCATAAAAATCCAACCAAACTTTGACCACACAACCAACACAGACAGTGGACATTACTTCTACATGAACTCTTCTTCCCATGTACACACTGGACACACTGCTAGGAtgttctctcctctctttaCTGCAG GAACTAGCCAGTGTCTTCATTTGTGGTATTATATGAGTGGGAAGGACACAGGGACACTGAAGGTGTACCAGGAATACTCAAATGGAGTTCATTTGCTGCTGCTGAATCAGTCTGGAGAGCAAGGCGAGCTCTGGAGATTTGCACAGACTCCACTGCCTCACACTGGTCCAGAATACAGA ATCATAGTGGAGGGGATAATGGGACAGAGTGAGCAAGGCACTGTGGCTGTGGATGATGTGCTGGTGTCACACTACCCATGCACCGGTCCAGGCCACTGTGACTTTGAGGTGAACATGTGCAGCTGGCGCAATCTGATGGCTGAGGACGATATGGACTGGCTCCGAAATCAGGGAAACTCTAGAGCTCCCAGCACAGGGCCAAGTGTAGACCACACCACCAAGTCCTCCATTG GTTATTATTTGTATGTAGACACCACAGTTGGACACTGGGGTAACAGAGCATTGCTGCTCAGTGAAATATATCCCTCAGACAACAGGGGGCAGTGTTTTACATTTTGGTACCACATATATGGTCAAAATGTAGGGACACTCAATTTATACATCAATaacag gacATTGCATGATAATGGGAACAAACTTGGATATCTGATATGGACAGAATCAGGAAATCAGGGGGATGTGTGGTGGAGTGCCAGCGTGACTATTGATCAAATAGAGCCCTTCTGG TTTGTGTTTGAGTATCGCAAGGGCAAGGCCTCTGAGGGAGATGTGGCAATTGATGATACACAGATTACCTACACATCTTGTAACCCAGAGCCGCCTACTACAGGAGCCCTTTCTAATG GTCAAGTTTCAGGAATAGGAATAGGAGTGGCAGTTGTAGTAATCTTACTGGTGGTCGCCATAGCCTGCAGCACCCTGTACATGCTACAGTGGAGACACTCAAACAG AGGCTATTCTACTGAACATCATGTTCTGGGAGCAAATGCAGTCTTTGTGCTCCATGACCGTGAACGAGAG GATTCGGAGACTTGA